One genomic segment of Pyruvatibacter mobilis includes these proteins:
- a CDS encoding SDR family NAD(P)-dependent oxidoreductase produces MNRCDGKIALVTGGARGLGAETAKRLAEAGASILLTDILDDEGRQTADAIADKGGKAHYMHHDVTSEEEWGAVVAEAKSRFGGLDILVNNAGIYYSKPIGETSMDDWRRMMSINVDGVFLGCRAALPLLRERAGKWRGGGSIVNLSSVAGIIGAANGTAYHASKGAVRLLTKSLALEGAEGEAKVRANSVHPAVIDTNMGRDLVGQMSDALGVSSNEGTALITMMHPLGRLGMPEDVANAVVYLASDDSAFVTGAELIVDGGLTAR; encoded by the coding sequence ATGAACCGCTGTGATGGAAAAATCGCCCTTGTGACCGGGGGCGCCCGCGGCCTCGGCGCTGAAACCGCCAAGCGCCTGGCCGAAGCCGGCGCGTCAATCCTGCTTACCGACATCCTCGATGACGAAGGCCGCCAGACGGCGGACGCCATCGCCGACAAGGGCGGCAAGGCGCATTACATGCACCATGATGTCACCTCCGAAGAGGAGTGGGGCGCCGTGGTGGCCGAGGCAAAATCACGCTTCGGCGGTCTTGATATCCTCGTCAACAATGCCGGCATCTATTACAGCAAGCCCATCGGCGAAACCTCGATGGATGACTGGCGCCGTATGATGTCCATCAACGTCGATGGCGTCTTTCTCGGCTGCCGCGCGGCCCTGCCGCTGCTGCGGGAGCGCGCCGGCAAGTGGCGTGGCGGCGGCTCGATCGTCAACCTGTCCTCCGTCGCCGGCATCATCGGCGCGGCCAATGGCACCGCCTACCACGCATCCAAGGGCGCCGTCCGCCTGCTGACGAAATCCCTCGCCCTCGAAGGCGCGGAAGGCGAGGCTAAGGTGCGCGCCAATTCCGTGCACCCCGCCGTCATCGACACCAATATGGGCCGTGACCTCGTGGGGCAGATGTCCGATGCCTTGGGCGTTTCCAGCAATGAGGGCACGGCTCTCATCACCATGATGCATCCGCTCGGCCGCCTCGGCATGCCGGAGGATGTGGCCAATGCGGTGGTCTATCTGGCCAGCGATGATTCTGCCTTCGTCACCGGTGCCGAACTCATCGTCGATGGCGGCCTGACCGCCCGATGA
- a CDS encoding 3TM-type holin, giving the protein MLSAILSFLTGPVAGLIDKSVSDRDLAARLKQDLQRLALEREGELARAAGAIIEAEARSEHPLAAQWRPVLMLSITAILINNYLLAPYMELLFGVAVHLPLPEPMWNLLTVGVGGYVIGRSTEKAVRNWAARP; this is encoded by the coding sequence ATGCTGTCCGCCATTCTGTCTTTCCTCACAGGCCCCGTCGCCGGACTGATCGACAAATCGGTGTCCGACCGCGATCTCGCCGCCCGTTTGAAGCAGGATCTGCAGCGTCTTGCGCTGGAGAGGGAGGGGGAGCTGGCCCGTGCCGCCGGCGCCATCATTGAGGCCGAAGCCCGCAGCGAGCATCCGCTTGCTGCCCAGTGGCGGCCTGTCCTGATGCTGTCGATCACGGCCATCCTGATCAACAACTACCTGCTGGCGCCCTACATGGAGCTCCTGTTTGGCGTCGCCGTGCACCTGCCCCTGCCGGAGCCCATGTGGAACCTGCTCACCGTCGGCGTCGGCGGGTATGTCATTGGCCGGTCAACGGAAAAGGCGGTCCGCAACTGGGCTGCCCGTCCCTGA
- a CDS encoding DUF2793 domain-containing protein: MSETPSLSLPVIAPAQAQKHVTHNDALMMLDALVQLSVISRSLTAPPAIPGEGDRYLVPAAATGDWAGNDHSIAAWHDGAWRFFPPPEGWRCLVVEEGSDTRFLHGRWRQGHAITSFGSALFFDAIAETHVLDAAVTSDTAIVIPQRSLLFGVTCLVTDPVTGPASFAVGVSGDAQRFGNGIGTGLNSQLNGPAQPIVYWADTPIRFTSPDVPFTGGSVQVSAHIARLQIPDFQ; encoded by the coding sequence ATGTCTGAGACGCCGTCCCTCTCCCTGCCTGTCATCGCCCCGGCCCAGGCGCAGAAGCACGTTACCCACAACGATGCATTGATGATGCTGGACGCGCTTGTGCAGCTATCTGTGATCAGCCGCAGCCTCACCGCGCCACCTGCAATCCCCGGGGAGGGTGACCGCTACCTCGTGCCTGCCGCCGCCACCGGCGACTGGGCCGGTAACGATCACAGCATTGCCGCCTGGCACGACGGGGCCTGGCGGTTCTTTCCCCCGCCGGAGGGCTGGCGCTGCCTTGTCGTGGAGGAGGGCAGCGATACCCGCTTTCTGCACGGCCGCTGGCGGCAGGGCCATGCGATCACGTCCTTCGGCTCGGCCCTCTTCTTCGATGCCATTGCCGAAACTCATGTGCTTGACGCTGCTGTCACGTCGGACACCGCCATCGTCATCCCCCAGCGGTCGCTTCTCTTCGGTGTCACCTGCCTGGTGACGGACCCGGTCACGGGCCCGGCCAGCTTTGCCGTCGGTGTCAGCGGCGACGCGCAGCGGTTCGGCAACGGCATCGGCACCGGCCTCAATTCCCAGCTCAACGGCCCCGCCCAGCCCATCGTCTATTGGGCAGACACGCCGATCCGTTTCACCTCGCCGGACGTGCCCTTCACCGGGGGCAGCGTCCAGGTCTCCGCCCATATCGCCCGCCTGCAGATCCCCGATTTCCAGTAG
- a CDS encoding baseplate multidomain protein megatron — translation MRLTAGPRLSDVQVMSSSEGAPIPRAFGRARLSGQLIWATDFDEDIVETVTESTATASSSGGGKGGSGSGATTTQTQRITTIEYRYFGNFALGLCEGPITRIGRIWADGKLMDLSQIAWRLHTGTETQGPDPLIEAVEGAGRVPAFRGLAYVVFERLPLAPYGNRLPQLQVEVFRALNDVESLIRAVTIIPGATEFGYSPAPQTRLFPGGVSEPLNTNNALGATDWTVAIDQLQDTCPNLARAGLIVAWFGDDLRAGTCTLRPKVVEAGQATTPATWHVSGLDRQSADLVTTIDGRPAYGGTPSDTSVIEALQDLAARGLAVTFYPFIMMDIPPGNVLADPYTGLIGQPQHPWRGRITVDPAPGQPGSPDRSAAAAAQVAAFFGSARPGDFTVTGTNVTYAGPPEWSYRRQILHYAHLCKAAGGVAAFLIGTELRGLTWVRGNTGYPAVAALQQLAADVRQILGPATMLIYAADWSEYFGHQPTDGSGDVTFHLDPLWASPHIDVIGIDNYMPLADWRDGQGHLDALAGAPSTQDLAYLRGNIAGGEGFDWFYASDADRTAQTRTPITDGAAGKPWVFRYKDLVNWWSNPHVNRIGGTETGGQTAWVPRSKPIWFTELGCPAVDRGANQPNVFFDTKSAESHLPHFSRGLRDDVIQRQFLLAHHAHWHPSSADFDEADNPVSPLYGGRMVDPDAIHVWTWDARPWPAFPQATRLWSDGDNWRLGHWLTGRLGAVPLGRLVAVLMEAQGFGDYDVSGLSGLVDGYIIDRAMSARAALGPLMRAYFFDAVESEGVIRFIHRGSQPVLTTSTDTLAVETGSAAPPLSLTRAQETDLPAASKLSYIEADTGYRQAAIGVQRQTVKSDRVTGAALPVVLRQEEALRIAETGLQDSWIAREQASFALPPSALAVDPGDSITCAHNGRSHILRLMRISDGPFRAAEALAAEPGIFGPLSAPDRSAAGPAVASFGPVELLFLDLPMLRDGQVPHAPFIAATASPWPGGVALYRGTSPDDLTLDTALPAPAVMGEVLADLPAGPVGRWDRANRLQLRLYGGTLESVSTTALMGGANAAVIGDEATGFEVIQFREADLIAPDTYELSHLLRGQAGSEPEMHPLRAAGARFVLLGGPLRQPSLSEQEHGFPFLWRYGPAPAAISHPAYQAREITLAGRGLRPLSPVHLHACRDAAGDIHLTWIRRTRINGDAWEPLDVPVGEDAERYALTISAGGTVIHAAETTTPAFTYTAADQLADTGAPVTVLTVTIAQISRAYGPGTPAEATFHV, via the coding sequence CTGCGCCTTACAGCAGGCCCGCGCCTCTCGGACGTGCAGGTCATGTCCTCCAGCGAAGGTGCGCCCATTCCCCGCGCCTTCGGGCGGGCGCGTCTGTCCGGCCAGCTCATCTGGGCCACCGATTTCGATGAGGACATCGTCGAGACGGTCACTGAATCCACCGCCACGGCGTCTTCTTCAGGAGGCGGCAAGGGCGGCAGCGGCAGCGGCGCCACCACCACCCAGACCCAGCGCATTACCACGATCGAGTACCGCTATTTCGGCAATTTCGCCCTCGGCCTGTGCGAAGGCCCCATCACCCGCATCGGCCGCATCTGGGCCGACGGCAAGCTGATGGATCTGAGCCAGATTGCCTGGCGCCTGCACACGGGCACGGAGACGCAAGGTCCGGATCCGCTGATCGAAGCCGTGGAAGGGGCAGGCCGCGTCCCCGCCTTTCGCGGTCTTGCCTATGTGGTCTTCGAGCGCCTGCCGCTTGCGCCCTACGGTAACCGCCTGCCGCAATTGCAGGTGGAAGTGTTCCGTGCCCTGAACGACGTTGAAAGCCTCATCCGCGCCGTCACCATCATCCCCGGCGCAACTGAGTTCGGCTACAGCCCCGCGCCGCAAACCCGTCTGTTCCCTGGTGGCGTTTCAGAACCCCTCAACACCAACAACGCGCTCGGTGCCACCGATTGGACCGTGGCCATCGACCAGTTGCAGGACACCTGCCCGAACCTCGCCCGCGCCGGGCTTATCGTGGCCTGGTTCGGCGATGATCTGCGTGCCGGCACCTGCACCCTGCGCCCCAAGGTGGTCGAAGCGGGGCAGGCAACAACGCCCGCCACCTGGCACGTCTCCGGCCTTGACCGTCAGTCGGCGGACCTGGTCACCACCATCGACGGCCGCCCGGCCTATGGCGGCACCCCGTCGGACACCTCCGTGATCGAGGCCCTGCAGGACCTTGCCGCCCGCGGCCTCGCCGTCACTTTCTATCCCTTCATCATGATGGACATCCCGCCCGGCAATGTGCTGGCGGATCCCTATACGGGCCTCATTGGTCAGCCGCAGCATCCCTGGCGCGGCCGCATCACCGTCGATCCTGCGCCCGGCCAGCCTGGCTCCCCGGACAGGTCGGCGGCTGCGGCAGCGCAAGTCGCAGCCTTCTTCGGGTCAGCCCGGCCAGGCGACTTCACGGTCACCGGCACCAATGTCACCTATGCCGGCCCGCCCGAATGGTCCTATCGCCGGCAGATCCTGCACTACGCCCATCTGTGCAAGGCTGCAGGCGGCGTCGCGGCCTTCCTCATCGGCACCGAGCTGAGGGGCCTCACCTGGGTACGGGGCAATACCGGCTACCCCGCCGTCGCCGCCTTGCAGCAGCTCGCCGCCGATGTCCGTCAGATCCTCGGCCCCGCTACCATGCTCATCTATGCGGCTGACTGGTCCGAATATTTCGGCCACCAGCCCACGGATGGATCAGGCGACGTCACCTTCCATCTCGATCCCCTCTGGGCATCCCCCCATATCGATGTCATCGGCATTGACAATTACATGCCCCTGGCCGACTGGCGGGACGGGCAGGGGCACCTCGATGCCCTCGCGGGTGCCCCGTCCACCCAGGACCTGGCCTATCTGCGCGGCAACATTGCAGGCGGCGAGGGCTTTGACTGGTTCTATGCATCCGACGCGGACCGCACCGCCCAGACCCGTACCCCCATTACCGATGGTGCTGCAGGCAAGCCCTGGGTCTTCCGCTACAAGGACCTCGTCAATTGGTGGTCCAACCCGCACGTCAACCGCATCGGCGGCACTGAGACCGGCGGCCAGACGGCCTGGGTCCCCCGCTCGAAACCCATCTGGTTCACCGAGCTCGGCTGCCCGGCGGTGGACCGTGGCGCCAATCAGCCCAACGTCTTCTTCGACACCAAATCCGCCGAAAGCCATCTGCCCCATTTCTCGCGCGGCCTGCGCGACGACGTGATCCAGCGCCAGTTCCTGCTCGCCCACCACGCCCACTGGCACCCCTCGTCGGCGGATTTCGATGAGGCTGACAATCCCGTCTCGCCGCTCTATGGCGGCCGCATGGTCGATCCGGACGCCATCCATGTCTGGACATGGGACGCGCGCCCCTGGCCCGCTTTCCCCCAGGCCACCCGCCTGTGGAGCGACGGCGACAACTGGCGCCTGGGCCACTGGCTCACCGGCCGCCTCGGTGCCGTCCCCCTCGGCCGCCTCGTCGCGGTCCTGATGGAGGCGCAGGGCTTTGGTGACTATGACGTAAGCGGACTATCCGGCCTCGTCGACGGCTACATCATCGACCGCGCCATGAGCGCCCGCGCCGCCCTTGGCCCTCTCATGCGCGCCTATTTCTTCGACGCGGTGGAAAGCGAGGGCGTGATCCGCTTCATCCACCGCGGCAGCCAGCCCGTGCTGACCACAAGCACCGACACCCTGGCCGTTGAAACCGGAAGCGCCGCCCCGCCCCTGAGCCTCACCCGCGCCCAGGAGACGGATCTGCCCGCCGCCAGCAAGCTCTCCTACATCGAAGCGGACACGGGCTACCGGCAGGCCGCCATCGGCGTGCAGCGCCAGACGGTGAAGTCTGACAGGGTCACGGGCGCAGCCCTGCCGGTGGTCCTGCGGCAGGAGGAAGCCCTGCGCATCGCCGAAACGGGGTTGCAGGACAGCTGGATCGCCCGAGAGCAGGCATCCTTCGCCCTGCCGCCCTCGGCCCTCGCCGTTGATCCCGGCGACAGCATCACCTGCGCCCATAATGGCCGCAGCCACATTCTGCGCCTGATGCGCATTTCAGATGGCCCCTTCCGGGCTGCGGAAGCCCTGGCCGCCGAGCCCGGCATCTTCGGCCCCCTAAGCGCGCCCGATCGCAGTGCAGCAGGCCCCGCGGTTGCAAGCTTCGGCCCGGTTGAGCTCCTGTTTCTGGATCTGCCCATGCTGCGCGACGGCCAGGTGCCGCACGCCCCCTTCATCGCCGCCACAGCCAGTCCCTGGCCGGGCGGCGTTGCTCTTTATCGCGGCACCTCGCCGGATGATCTCACGCTCGATACCGCCTTGCCGGCGCCCGCTGTCATGGGTGAGGTGCTGGCGGATCTGCCGGCAGGGCCCGTCGGCCGGTGGGACCGCGCCAACCGCCTTCAGCTCCGTCTTTATGGCGGCACGCTTGAGAGTGTTTCCACAACGGCGCTCATGGGCGGGGCCAACGCCGCGGTAATCGGCGACGAGGCCACCGGCTTCGAAGTCATCCAGTTCCGTGAGGCCGATCTCATCGCCCCGGACACATACGAGCTGTCCCATCTCCTGCGCGGCCAGGCCGGGTCTGAGCCCGAAATGCATCCGCTGCGCGCAGCCGGTGCCCGTTTCGTGCTGCTCGGCGGCCCATTGCGTCAGCCTTCCCTGTCAGAACAGGAGCATGGCTTTCCCTTCCTGTGGCGCTACGGACCGGCCCCCGCCGCCATTTCTCACCCGGCCTATCAGGCCCGCGAGATCACGCTGGCAGGCAGGGGGCTGCGGCCGCTGTCGCCTGTCCACCTTCATGCCTGCCGCGATGCCGCCGGTGACATTCACCTCACCTGGATACGCCGCACCCGGATCAACGGCGATGCGTGGGAACCGTTGGACGTCCCCGTCGGGGAGGACGCGGAGCGCTATGCCCTCACCATAAGCGCGGGCGGCACCGTGATCCACGCGGCTGAAACCACCACGCCCGCCTTCACCTACACCGCCGCTGACCAGCTTGCGGATACCGGCGCGCCGGTCACCGTGCTGACAGTCACCATCGCGCAGATCAGCCGGGCTTACGGCCCCGGCACCCCAGCAGAGGCCACCTTCCATGTCTGA
- a CDS encoding sensor histidine kinase has product MANPADEPVLLAIAEGVAAHVGEEFLFALVRSLQSAMDVTVAFLTEAVGAPPERAHARFVVRENQTAQGFEYDLAGTPCQRVYEGRTVVIPCDVARLFPVEQGYEGYAGVPLWSADGEVKGHLAVLSETPIESPDQVERILRIYGVRAQAEIERMRLEREREQLIQSLRRTNQRLDRRAAAARAANATKSQLLALAAHDMRGALQTISLRSDAILAALAADAPATDDHIRKAAEKSLEAVDRMSTLIAGMMDRARKETETLPLHRAEVGVADVLSRAIGFNQDHAAGKQMAITVAVPDGLTLSADEDLLIEALDNLVSNAVKYAPPGSAIRVAASPGDARLRFTVEDEGPGLTDDDMARVFGRFQTLSAAPTGGEVATGLGLSLVKAIAEAHGGTAWVENRETSGARFGIDLPR; this is encoded by the coding sequence ATGGCAAACCCGGCTGACGAGCCTGTCCTGCTCGCCATCGCCGAAGGCGTGGCCGCCCATGTGGGGGAGGAGTTTCTCTTTGCCCTGGTGCGCTCCCTGCAATCCGCGATGGACGTCACCGTCGCCTTCCTGACCGAAGCGGTGGGCGCGCCGCCCGAGCGTGCCCATGCCCGCTTCGTCGTCCGCGAAAACCAGACCGCCCAGGGTTTTGAATATGATCTGGCGGGCACCCCCTGCCAGCGCGTCTATGAAGGCCGCACCGTCGTCATCCCCTGCGACGTCGCCCGCCTGTTTCCGGTCGAGCAGGGCTATGAAGGCTATGCGGGGGTGCCCCTGTGGTCCGCCGACGGAGAAGTGAAGGGCCATCTGGCCGTGCTGTCCGAAACCCCCATCGAGTCTCCCGATCAGGTGGAGCGCATCCTGCGCATCTATGGCGTCCGCGCCCAGGCGGAAATCGAGCGCATGCGGCTGGAGCGGGAGCGGGAGCAGCTCATCCAGTCCCTGCGCCGCACCAATCAGCGGCTGGACAGGCGCGCCGCCGCCGCCCGCGCCGCCAACGCCACCAAGAGCCAGCTTCTGGCGCTCGCCGCCCACGACATGCGCGGCGCCCTGCAAACCATCTCCCTGCGCAGCGACGCGATCCTCGCCGCACTCGCAGCCGATGCTCCGGCCACTGACGATCACATCCGCAAGGCCGCTGAAAAATCACTCGAAGCCGTGGACCGCATGTCCACCCTCATCGCAGGCATGATGGACCGGGCCCGCAAGGAGACCGAAACCCTGCCGCTGCACCGCGCCGAGGTGGGTGTGGCTGATGTCCTCTCCCGCGCCATAGGCTTCAATCAGGATCATGCCGCCGGCAAGCAGATGGCCATCACCGTCGCCGTGCCTGACGGTCTCACCCTGTCCGCCGATGAGGATCTTCTCATCGAAGCGCTGGATAATCTTGTCTCCAACGCAGTCAAGTACGCCCCGCCCGGCAGCGCCATCCGCGTGGCCGCCTCGCCGGGTGACGCGCGCCTGCGCTTCACCGTCGAGGATGAAGGCCCCGGCCTTACCGACGACGACATGGCCCGTGTTTTCGGCCGCTTCCAGACGCTCTCCGCAGCCCCCACCGGCGGTGAAGTCGCCACTGGCCTCGGCCTGTCCCTGGTCAAGGCCATCGCCGAAGCCCATGGCGGGACGGCCTGGGTTGAAAACCGCGAAACCAGCGGCGCGCGCTTCGGCATTGACCTGCCGCGCTAG
- a CDS encoding DNA-packaging protein yields the protein MTVSSLRSLSGWLASLPPDHRAAFLRSLTVREAEALYYTWSVWARDDQLPPPGTDCWTTWLLLGGRGAGKTRAGAEWIRACARKPVRIALVGETLADVRDVMIEGPSGLIAIAPPAARPRWVASKRLLEWPSGARAFAFSSEDPDALRGHQVHAAWADEFAKWRHVQETWDMLQFGLRLGDRPRQVVTTTPRPLPALKRLMTDDMTRISRAGTSANAANLAPGFLSAVMRRYHGTRLGRQELEAEILEDNPRALWQRAMLDGARVTAVPPLQRIVVAVDPPASSSPSADECGIVVAGAGEDGHGYVLADRSMGGLSPARWARRVADAYHSHEADRVVAEANQGGEMVAAVLRQVDPALPVRLVRATRGKAVRAEPVAALYEQARVHHLGTHRRLEDQLCEFDPSAPAQSGSPDRLDALVWALTDLMLDARQGNPRLRPL from the coding sequence ATGACCGTATCGTCGCTGCGATCGCTGAGCGGGTGGCTCGCCTCACTGCCGCCCGATCACAGGGCAGCCTTCCTCCGCAGCCTGACGGTGCGGGAAGCTGAAGCGCTCTATTACACCTGGTCCGTCTGGGCGCGCGACGATCAGTTGCCGCCGCCCGGCACCGACTGTTGGACCACATGGCTGCTGCTCGGTGGCCGCGGTGCCGGCAAGACGCGCGCCGGGGCCGAATGGATCCGCGCCTGTGCCCGTAAGCCCGTCCGCATCGCCCTTGTCGGCGAAACCCTAGCCGATGTGCGCGACGTGATGATCGAAGGCCCCTCCGGCCTCATCGCCATCGCGCCGCCCGCCGCGCGCCCCCGCTGGGTCGCCTCCAAGCGCCTGCTTGAATGGCCCTCCGGCGCCCGCGCCTTCGCCTTTTCGTCGGAGGACCCAGATGCCCTGCGCGGCCATCAGGTCCACGCCGCCTGGGCGGATGAGTTCGCCAAATGGCGCCATGTGCAGGAGACATGGGACATGCTGCAATTCGGCCTGCGGCTGGGAGACCGGCCCCGCCAGGTTGTCACCACCACACCGCGTCCGCTCCCGGCCCTGAAGCGCCTGATGACCGACGACATGACTCGTATCAGCCGCGCCGGTACCAGCGCCAACGCGGCCAATCTGGCACCGGGTTTCCTGAGCGCCGTCATGCGCCGCTATCACGGCACCCGCCTGGGGCGGCAGGAACTCGAAGCGGAGATATTGGAGGATAACCCCCGCGCCCTCTGGCAGCGCGCCATGCTCGATGGTGCGCGCGTCACGGCAGTGCCGCCGCTGCAGCGGATCGTCGTCGCGGTGGACCCGCCGGCCTCGTCTTCTCCGTCTGCGGATGAATGCGGCATTGTCGTCGCCGGGGCAGGGGAGGACGGCCACGGCTATGTCCTGGCTGACCGGTCCATGGGCGGCCTCAGCCCCGCCCGCTGGGCCCGGCGGGTGGCCGATGCCTATCACAGCCACGAGGCCGACCGTGTCGTGGCCGAGGCCAATCAGGGCGGCGAGATGGTTGCGGCCGTGCTGCGCCAGGTGGACCCGGCCCTGCCGGTCCGCCTCGTGCGCGCCACCCGCGGCAAGGCCGTGCGGGCCGAACCCGTCGCCGCGCTTTACGAACAGGCGCGGGTGCATCACCTCGGCACCCACCGCCGACTGGAGGATCAGCTCTGCGAGTTCGACCCCTCGGCGCCCGCACAATCCGGCTCGCCGGACAGGCTGGATGCGCTTGTCTGGGCACTGACGGATCTCATGCTCGATGCCCGCCAGGGCAACCCCCGGTTGCGGCCCCTATAG
- a CDS encoding YcgN family cysteine cluster protein, producing the protein MGAVPPGSRPGQPPQSGQDTSPFWERKPLSAMTAEEWESLCDGCARCCLIKLEDEDTGEIETTNIVCHLLDQQACACTDYANRTKRVPTCIKLTPGNVAAIKWMPTSCAYRRLAEGRGLASWHPLISGDPESIHAVGMSVRGKVVSEEGIAEDELEDFLAIWEDLDD; encoded by the coding sequence ATGGGCGCCGTCCCGCCCGGGTCCCGGCCCGGCCAGCCGCCGCAATCCGGTCAAGACACGAGCCCCTTCTGGGAGCGCAAGCCCCTGTCCGCCATGACGGCGGAAGAATGGGAAAGCCTGTGTGACGGCTGCGCCCGCTGCTGCCTCATCAAGCTTGAGGACGAGGACACCGGCGAGATCGAGACCACGAACATCGTCTGCCACCTGCTCGACCAGCAGGCCTGTGCCTGCACGGATTACGCAAACCGTACAAAACGCGTCCCGACCTGTATCAAGCTCACCCCCGGCAATGTCGCCGCCATCAAGTGGATGCCCACCTCCTGCGCCTATCGCCGCCTCGCCGAGGGCCGTGGCCTCGCCAGCTGGCATCCGCTCATATCCGGCGATCCGGAAAGCATCCACGCGGTCGGCATGTCCGTTCGCGGCAAGGTCGTCAGCGAGGAAGGCATCGCCGAAGACGAACTCGAAGACTTCCTGGCCATCTGGGAAGATCTCGACGACTGA